Within the Desertibacillus haloalkaliphilus genome, the region ACGAACAATTTGAACGAGAATATCATCGGCGTAACTTAGCAACACCCTTTCGCTGATCATTTTTGTTTTGTTGTAATCCGAAAGAGGCACCAAGGACAAATCCTCGGTCACATGCTTGTCTTCTTTGTATCCATACACGCTACCTGAACTCGCATAAATGAATTGTCCTACCC harbors:
- a CDS encoding SDR family oxidoreductase, producing the protein VGQFIYASSGSVYGYKEDKHVTEDLSLVPLSDYNKTKMISERVLLSYADDILVQIVRPATVCGYSPRMRLDLSVNILTMQAFTNQRITVFGGKQTRPNIHIQDMIGFY